A single Pieris rapae chromosome 2, ilPieRapa1.1, whole genome shotgun sequence DNA region contains:
- the LOC110998846 gene encoding alkylglycerol monooxygenase gives MDHNGSVLSSPSDFVEGVGRMFYLIDPKKTRFERVEDVPNFYVQSWPYFFTFMILEHIVLKLKGKRGIRLNDGITSFSNGMFHEGGRMIWRGAEFYSYTWIYNNWKMVELPWDSTTTWLLAALGMDFCYYWMHRACHEIHILWAQHQVHHTSEDFNMGVGIRQSILQGWCGFAFYLPLALAIPPAQFMVHHQFSYLYMFWIHTEAVNRLGPLEYFLNTPSHHRIHHGSNPYCIDVNYGGVLIIWDKLFGTFRAEKDTDRIVYGLIYQQPSFNPIHLQTFYTKYVIAKFKEYTTWSHKLQAVFNRPSWKPENYVRFQDMPEDPELHLRVKYDVILPKWCTAYLLCHYALVLFGFYRLFLLHLSLSPVAVVAFVLYLLGSLTVFGMILDASPKAPFLELLRCLVLITATSLVPSLRLNLFSQMFYVSSALFWFLFVYKTIVIKVEKKAD, from the exons ATGGACCATAACGGTTCCGTGTTATCGTCTCCAAGTGATTTTGTGGAGGGTGTGGGtcgaatgttttatttaattgaccCAAAGAAAACCAGATTTGAGCGTGTAGAAGATGTTCCCAACTTTTATGTGCAG TCATGGCCATATTTCTTTACCTTTATGATATTGGAGCATATAGTTTTGAAACTTAAAGGTAAACGAGGTATTCGGCTGAATGATGGTATTACAAGTTTCTCAAATGGCATGTTCCACGAAGGTGGCAG GATGATATGGCGCGGTGCAGAATTTTATTCCTACACATGGATTTATAACAACTGGAAGATGGTGGAATTGCCCTGGGACTCAACTACCACTTGGCTTTTGGCAGCCTTGGGGATGGATTTCTGCTACTATTGGATGCATAGGGCTTGTCATG AAATACATATACTTTGGGCACAACATCAAGTTCATCACACCTCGGAAGACTTCAACATGGGAGTTGGCATCAGGCAGTCCATTTTGCAGGGATGGTGTGGCTTT GCCTTCTATCTTCCACTGGCTTTGGCAATCCCACCAGCCCAATTTATGGTCCACCACCAATTCAGCTACTTGTACATGTTCTGGATACATACGGAAGCTGTCAATCGTCTCGGACCATTGGAATACTTCTTAAACACGCCTAGTCACCATAGGATTCATCATG GTAGCAACCCGTATTGTATTGATGTCAATTACGGTGGAGTGCTTATTATCTGGGATAAGCTCTTCGGTACATTCAGAGCTGAGAAGGACACTGATCGGATTGTCTATGGTCTTATTTATCAACAACCTTCATTCAATCCTATTCACTTACAG ACATTTTACACCAAGTACGTAATTGCTAAATTCAAGGAATATACTACCTGGAGTCATAAACTTCAAGCCGTATTTAACCGACCTAGTTGGAAACCTGAGAACTACGTACGGTTCCAAGATATGCCTGAAGAT cCGGAACTTCACCTTCGAGTAAAATATGATGTTATTCTTCCAAAATGGTGTACCGCCTACCTATTGTGCCACTACGCGTTGGTTTTGTTCGGATTCTATCGGCTCTTTTTGTTGCATTTG AGTCTTTCACCAGTCGCCGTTGTAGCTTTCGTTCTTTACCTCCTCGGCTCCCTAACGGTATTTGGAATGATTCTGGACGCATCCCCGAAAGCACCGTTCTTAGAGCTATTACGTTGTCTCGTACTCATCACTGCTACATCCCTAGTACCTTCGCTAAGACTTAACTTGTTTTCTCAAATGTTCTACGTATCCTCTGCTTTATTTTGGTTCTTATTCGTTTATAAGACTATTGTCATCAAAGTTGAAAAGAAAGCTGATTAG